One segment of Erigeron canadensis isolate Cc75 chromosome 2, C_canadensis_v1, whole genome shotgun sequence DNA contains the following:
- the LOC122586759 gene encoding calcium-transporting ATPase 1-like, translated as MESYLSDNFEVKPKNSSEEALQRWRKLCWLVKNKKRRFRFTANLSKRFEARAIQRSNLESLRTLMLVSHAAIQFLNGITYSVPEEVKAAGFQIGPDELGSIVEKRSMEKLKAHDGVAGIMKKISTSISNGIPTSEDLLNTRKNIYGINQFAESPSKGYLVYVWEALQDTTLMILGLCAFVSLIVGITMEGWPKGAHDGLGIVASILLVVFVTATSDYRQSLQFKDLDKEKKKITIQVTRNECRQKISIYELLVGDIVHLAVGDQVPADGLFVSGFSLLINESSLTGESDPKVVTAENPFLLSGTKVQNGSCKMVITTVGMRTQWGKLMATLSEGGDDETPLQVKLNGVATIIGKIGLFFAVITFAVLVQGLFVRKMQEGSHWTWSGDEALEMLEYFAIAVTIVVVAVPEGLPLAVTLSLAFAMKKMMNDRALVRHLAACETMGSATNICSDKTGTLTTNHMTLVKAWICGETREVNGSTGALTFCSTIPDSVVGVLVESIFNNTGGEVVKTEKNTIEILGSPTETALLEFGLMLKEKQAEIQTSKLVKVEPFNSEKKRMAVVLELPGGSFRAHCKGASEIILGACDKVLNANGEVVPLGEELNSDLKDTIELLANEALRTLCLCYKELGSEFYEKDPIPFGGYTLIGIVGIKDPVRPGVKESVAICRSAGITVRMVTGDNIHTAKAIARECGILTDDGIAIEGPDFREMTEEELFKIIPKIQVMARSSPMDKHTLVKHLRTTFEEVVAVTGDGTNDAPALHEADIGLAMGIAGTEVAKESADVIILDDNFSTIVTVAKWGRSVYVNIQKFVQFQLTVNVVALVVNFSSACLTGQAPLTAVQLLWVNMIMDTLGALALATEPPTDELMQRTPVGRKGNFITNVMWRNIMGQSLYQFVVIWYLQTSGKMTFHLDKSDSDLVLNTLIFNSFVFCQVFNEISSREMEKIDVFKGMLKNYVFLAVLTCTVIFQIIIIEFLGTYANTSPLTLPQWFASVTIGFLGMPIAAAVKMIPVGSR; from the exons ATGGAGAGCTATCTGAGTGATAACTTTGAAGTGAAGCCGAAAAACTCATCGGAAGAAGCTTTACAGCGATGGAGGAAACTGTGTTGGTTAGTTAAAAATAAGAAACGGCGGTTTCGTTTCACTGCTAATCTCTCCAAACGATTCGAAGCTCGAGCTATTCAGCGATCTAATCTG GAGAGTCTAAGAACATTGATGCTGGTTTCGCATGCGGCAATTCAATTTCTTAATG GTATAACTTACAGCGTACCTGAAGAAGTAAAAGCTGCAGGGTTTCAAATTGGCCCTGACGAATTGGGATCAATAGTTGAAAAGCGCAGCATGGAAAAGTTGAAAGCCCATGATGGGGTTGCAGGCATTATGAAGAAGATCTCTACATCCATATCCAATGGAATTCCTACCTCTGAGGATTTACTTAACACAAGAAAAAACATTTATGGAATTAATCAATTTGCTGAGAGCCCGTCCAAGGGTTATCTTGTTTATGTATGGGAAGCCCTCCAAGACACAACCCTCATGATACTTGGATTGTGTGCTTTTGTGTCTTTGATTGTTGGCATTACAATGGAAGGTTGGCCAAAAGGTGCCCATGATGGTCTTGGGATTGTTGCAAGCATTCTGCTGGTTGTATTCGTGACCGCCACTAGTGATTATAGACAGTCTTTACAGTTCAAAGATCTGGacaaagagaaaaagaagattACTATTCAAGTTACCAGAAATGAGTGCAGACAGAAGATCTCAATATATGAGCTTCTTGTTGGTGATATTGTTCATCTTGCTGTTGGGGATCAGGTCCCTGCTGATGGACTTTTCGTTTCTGGATTTTCCTTATTGATAAATGAATCAAGTCTGACGGGAGAAAGTGATCCCAAAGTTGTAACTGCTGAGAACCCCTTTCTCCTATCTGGAACTAAAGTTCAAAATGGTTCATGTAAGATGGTTATTACCACTGTTGGAATGAGAACCCAATGGGGCAAATTAATGGCAACTCTTAGTGAAGGTGGAGATGATGAGACCCCACTGCAGGTTAAACTAAATGGAGTAGCAACAATTATAGGGAAAATCGGGCTGTTTTTTGCGGTTATTACCTTTGCAGTTCTGGTGCAAGGACTATTTGTACGCAAGATGCAAGAAGGGTCCCACTGGACATGGTCTGGAGATGAAGCTCTTGAGATGCTTGAATACTTCGCTATTGCAGTAACAATTGTAGTGGTTGCAGTCCCCGAGGGTTTACCATTAGCTGTGACACTTAGTCTTGCATTTGCcatgaagaaaatgatgaatGATCGAGCTCTTGTTCGTCACTTGGCAGCTTGTGAAACCATGGGATCTGCGACAAATATATGTAGTGACAAAACTGGTACCCTAACTACCAACCATATGACACTTGTTAAAGCTTGGATTTGTGGGGAGACTCGTGAAGTCAATGGGTCAACAGGGGCGTTAACTTTCTGCTCTACAATTCCCGATTCTGTTGTTGGAGTGTTAGTTGaatctatttttaataatactGGTGGAGAAGTGGTGAAGACTGAGAAGAACACTATTGAAATTCTTGGTTCACCAACTGAGACTGCTCTTTTGGAATTTGGTCTCATGCTTAAAGAAAAACAAGCAGAGATTCAAACATCAAAGCTTGTCAAAGTTGAGCCTTTCAACTCTGAGAAAAAGCGTATGGCAGTTGTTTTAGAACTCCCTGGAGGAAGTTTCAGGGCCCACTGCAAGGGTGCTTCGGAAATAATTTTAGGTGCTTGTGATAAGGTCTTGAATGCAAATGGTGAGGTTGTTCCTCTTGGTGAAGAGTTAAACAGTGATCTAAAAGATACCATTGAACTGTTAGCCAATGAAGCTCTTCGAACTCTTTGCCTTTGCTACAAGGAATTAGGAAGCGAATTCTATGAAAAAGATCCAATTCCCTTTGGGGGGTATACTTTAATCGGTATTGTGGGTATCAAGGATCCTGTTCGTCCAGGTGTGAAGGAATCTGTAGCAATTTGCCGATCAGCTGGTATTACTGTGCGTATGGTAACAGGTGACAACATACACACCGCAAAGGCAATTGCCAGAGAATGTGGGATATTAACAGATGATGGGATAGCCATTGAAGGCCCTGATTTTCGTGAAATGACCGAAGAGGAGCTCTTTAAAATTATTCCTAAAATCCAG GTGATGGCTAGATCTTCTCCAATGGATAAGCATACACTTGTGAAACATTTGAGAACTACATTTGAGGAGGTTGTTGCCGTGACAGGAGATGGTACAAATGATGCTCCGGCACTTCATGAAGCAGATATTGGGCTTGCAATGGGAATTGCAGGGACAGAG GTGGCAAAGGAGAGTGCTGACGTGATCATTTTAGACGATAATTTCTCTACAATTGTGACTGTGGCCAAGTGGGGTCGCTCAGTTTATGTGAACATTCAGAAATTTGTCCAGTTTCAGCTGACAGTAAATGTTGTTGCTCTAGTTGTCAACTTTTCTTCTGCCTGTCTGACTG GACAAGCTCCTCTGACTGCTGTTCAGCTACTTTGGGTTAACATGATAATGGATACGCTGGGAGCACTTGCATTAGCTACTGAACCTCCGACTGATGAATTAATGCAGCGTACACCCGTTGGAAGGAAAGGAAACTTTATTACAAATGTTATGTGGAGGAATATCATGGGACAGTCATTATATCAGTTTGTGGTAATATGGTACCTTCAGACAAGTGGAAAGATGACCTTTCACCTTGACAAATCAGACTCTGATTTGGTTCTGAACACACTTATCTTCAATTCGTTTGTCTTCTGTCAG GTGTTCAATGAGATAAGCTCTAGAGAGATGGAGAAGATAGACGTGTTTAAAGGAATGCTAAAAAACTATGTGTTTCTGGCTGTTTTAACTTGCACGGTCATCTTCCAAATAATAATCATTGAATTCTTGGGTACGTATGCAAACACTAGTCCTCTCACCCTCCCCCAGTGGTTTGCAAGTGTCACCATTGGTTTCCTAGGAATGCCCATTGCTGCTGCTGTAAAGATGATCCCTGTTGGATCCAGATAG
- the LOC122589627 gene encoding interferon-related developmental regulator 1-like, which produces MGKQRATQRKNAAMLDSDDTESVSSDNNMMKSAAVEDVQCDKESVLDESLDALFVKRGSLRVKALADIVEAFNTSLPHKFVEKKCATLLHQCLNSVKRGSAKETALASHAIGLLALTAGEGEKSQEILEESVTPIFEALRSRSEVSKIVSLLEGLAVSAFVGGIEPEETEKCMQIVWQVVHPKLGPNVVATKPSPGVITAVVSAWSFLLTTMDGWILDPKSWQESVSYFSSLLEKDDRSVRIAAGEALALIYERGHLEKFCGSSKGDGISSRNVTHIQGLRSKVLNQVRDLSAEAGGKGSIKKDLNTQRNTFRDILEFLEYGHTPETSVKIGGESLTTTTWSQLIQLNYIKGFLGGGFIKHMQENEFLHEVFSIAPKKKSLSGAVHVSEAEKRMYRSPNSIMNKARTQFLNKQRMIRDMNNGHLASVMDEE; this is translated from the exons ATGGGTAAACAGC GTGCTACTCAACGTAAGAATGCTGCAATGCTAGATAGTGATGATACAGAGAGTGTTAGTTCTGATAATAATATGATGAAGTCTGCTGCTGTGGAGGATGTGCAATGCGATAAGGAAAGCGTGTTAGATGAGAGTTTGGATGCTTTGTTCGTAAAACG ggGGTCCCTAAGGGTGAAGGCATTGGCTGATATCGTAGAGGCTTTTAATACAAGCTTGCCACACAAGTTTGTTGAAAAGAA GTGTGCAACATTGCTGCATCAATGTCTGAATTCTGTAAAACGGGGGTCTGCAAAAGAGACCGCTTTGGCGTCTCATGCCATCG GATTATTGGCTTTAACTGCGGGTGAGGGTGAAAAATCGCAAGAAATACTGGAAGAATCAGTTACCCCTATTTTTGAAGCTCTGAGATCTCGTTCTGAAGTATCAAAGATAGTATCG CTATTGGAGGGGTTGGCTGTGTCCGCTTTTGTCGGTGGAATTGAACCTGAAGAAACTGAGAAATGCATGCAAATTGTGTGGCAAGTGGTTCATCCAAAGCTTGGCCCCAAT GTCGTTGCCACTAAGCCGTCACCAGGAGTAATAACAGCGGTTGTATCTGCTTGGTCGTTTCTGCTTACAACAATGGATGGGTGGATACTAGATCCTAAAAGTTGGCAAGA GTCCGTTTCTTATTTTTCGTCTCTTCTAGAGAAGGATGACAGATCTGTGCGAATTGCAGCTGGGGAAGCCCTTGCTTTGATATATGAGAGGGGACatttggaaaagttttgtgGTTCCTCTAAAGGAGATGGCATTAGTTCCCGGAATGTTACCCATATACAGGGTTTAAGATCCAAAGTCTTGAATCAAGTTCGTGACCTTTCTGCTGAGGCTGGAGGGAAGGGTTCTATCAAAAAGGATCTCAACACTCAGCGTAACACCTTTCGAGATATTTTGGAATTTCTCGAG TATGGGCACACTCCGGAAACCTCAGTGAAGATTGGTGGAGAGTCGCTTACAACTACAACTTGGTCTCAACTGATACAG CTGAACTACATAAAGGGATTTCTTGGTGGAGGATTTATCAAACATATGCAG GAAAACGAATTTCTTCATGAGGTATTTAGCATTGCACCGAAGAAAAAGTCTCTATCAGGTGCTGTTCATGTCTCAGAGGCCGAAAAG AGAATGTACAGATCTCCGAACTCCATCATGAACAAGGCAAGGACCCAGTTTCTGAACAAGCAGCGAATGATACGG GATATGAACAATGGCCACCTCGCATCTGTGATGGACGAGGAGTAA
- the LOC122588218 gene encoding UPF0481 protein At3g47200-like — protein sequence MNSKLASITLQTLCRWRFRYIATKTAHTELESRTLVRDTGPDLTTFLQEKLNAQLPNQTSNNGASIYKVPDRLRSVEPKAYEPNIVSIGPYHHGVDHLRAMESTKWNFFHRLFDPRKPDRPNLDAVVGGLEEVEQKARGCYSEDLSTISSQKFNQMMLIDSCFIIQLLRETKEIHFSKKSSHIKRWMLPVLQRDLIMLENQLPLFVLNKVYDLTSCRDKENMGLKELALKFFESMIYRDLDTPNNNSLGGKGYTGDHFLELLRASICPTEVNQKKFAIKEPHMFRSITDLKESGVKLKKAEKCQPLDVSFKKGILKIAPVSMDDYKFTVFRNMVAYEQCHFGCKPHVTAYIFFIDRLINSAEDIELLHYAGVMQHTLGGNKNAARLVNKLCKEVAGAEDDSYLHNVLWKINCYCNDGWNQKRAKLKHEYFYNVWVSLSTIAAIVLIYLAIVQTVAALGDDKAQAHINENGFWFTFADTFTVPYSGVKPRKSSSRPEIDQYVQLFFGPKVRDDIKPFYFMSC from the coding sequence atgaactCAAAACTTGCCAGCATTACTCTGCAAACATTATGTAGATGGAGGTTTCGATACATTGCTACAAAAACAGCCCACACAGAGCTAGAATCAAGAACTCTTGTTCGCGATACTGGTCCAGATTTAACAACTTTTCTGCAGGAGAAGCTAAATGCCCAGCTTCCAAATCAAACCAGCAATAATGGTGCATCCATATACAAGGTTCCAGATCGTTTACGTTCTGTGGAACCCAAAGCTTATGAACCCAATATCGTGTCTATTGGCCCTTACCATCACGGTGTAGATCATTTGCGAGCTATGGAGAGCACGAAATGGAATTTCTTTCATCGCCTTTTTGATCCTAGAAAACCAGACAGGCCTAACTTAGATGCAGTAGTTGGTGGGCTAGAAGAAGTGGAACAGAAGGCTCGTGGCTGTTATTCGGAAGATTTGAGCACAATTAGCAGCCAGAAGTTTAACCAAATGATGCTTATTGATAGTTGTTTCATCATACAGCTTTTAAGAGAAACtaaagagatacactttagtaaaaAGTCTAGTCATATAAAAAGATGGATGTTGCCCGTCCTCCAACGTGATCTGATCATGCTCGAAAACCAGCTCCCTTTGTTTGTTTTGAACAAAGTATATGACTTGACAAGTTGTAGAGATAAAGAAAACATGGGTTTGAAAGAACTTGCACTTAAGTTCTTTGAATCCATGATTTACAGAGATTTGGATACTCCAAATAACAATTCTTTAGGTGGAAAAGGATACACTGGAGATCACTTTCTTGAACTCTTACGAGCCAGTATTTGTCCCACTGAAGTTAATCAAAAGAAATTTGCTATTAAGGAACCACATATGTTTCGCTCGATCACTGATTTGAAGGAGTCTGGTGTTAAACTTAAAAAGGCCGAGAAATGTCAACCATTAGATGTTAGCTTTAAAAAGGGTATTCTAAAGATTGCTCCGGTGAGCATGGATGACTACAAGTTCACAGTGTTTCGAAACATGGTGGCTTATGAACAATGTCATTTTGGCTGCAAACCACATGTAACAGCTTATATATTCTTCATTGATAGGCTGATAAATTCTGCAGAGGACATAGAATTGCTGCATTATGCAGGCGTTATGCAGCATACTCTTGGTGGAAATAAAAACGCTGCACGACTTGTGAACAAGCTTTGTAAAGAGGTTGCAGGGGCAGAAGATGACTCGTATTTACACAACGTTCTTTGGAAAATTAACTGCTACTGCAATGATGGTTGGAATCAGAAGAGAGCAAAACTGAAACACGAGTATTTTTACAATGTATGGGTATCACTCTCTACTATTGCAGCTATTGTATTGATCTATCTTGCCATAGTTCAAACAGTTGCAGCCCTTGGAGATGATAAGGCACAAGCTCATATCAATGAAAATGGATTTTGGTTTACGTTTGCAGACACTTTCACTGTACCATATAGTGGTGTTAAGCCCCGTAAGAGCTCGTCCAGGCCAGAGATTGATCAATACGTTCAATTGTTCTTTGGTCCTAAAGTACGCGACGACATTAAGCCTTTCTACTTCATGAGTTGTTAG
- the LOC122589109 gene encoding UPF0481 protein At3g47200-like, with protein sequence MGRKLTSILIQNICRRKFQSTARRALFHTEPELKNLSLDADSDLAALLEKKLNIEVPTQTGTGASIYRVPDRLRAVEPKAYEPNIVSIGPYHHGAYRLQAMAKTKWDFFRRIFHSTNPNRPNLKQVVDQVKQMEHEARGCYSEELKISSLNFNKIMLIDSCFIIELLKETKELDFRKKSSHIKRWMLPVLQRDLIMLENQIPLFVINKVYELIRCKQESGNLVDLALQFFESMMYKDLDNPKKMDLVVKRDGEISHFLALFRASISPSEALQNKFPVKEPNMFRSVTDLKESGVKVKKAENCQPLDVSFKKGVLKIAPVSMDDYKFTLFRNMVAYEQSHFACKPYVTAYIFFLDRLINAANDIELLHYAGVMQHTLGGNKHAATLVNNLCKEVAGAVDDSYLHNVLWKINCYCNDGWNQKMAKLKYEYFYNVWVSLSTFAAIVLIYLTILQTVAALGDDEARAHIVGNGFWMAIVEAFFVPVKGVSTTTSSSNKDSSSMSADDKFSIDGEQESMDDIGTRIDRFICWFLITSSKEHDELLMIIF encoded by the coding sequence ATGGGAAGGAAGCTTACTAGCATACTTATTCAGAACATATGTAGACGCAAGTTTCAGAGCACTGCTAGAAGAGCATTATTTCACACCGAACCCGAATTAAAAAATCTCAGCCTGGATGCTGATTCGGATTTGGCAGCGTTGTTAGAGAAGAAGCTCAATATTGAAGTTCCAACACAAACTGGCACTGGGGCTTCCATATACAGGGTTCCAGACCGTTTACGTGCAGTTGAACCAAAAGCTTATGAACCCAATATTGTTTCCATTGGTCCTTACCATCATGGAGCATATCGTTTACAAGCCATGGCAAAAACAAAATGGGACTTCTTTCGTCGCATTTTTCATTCAACCAATCCCAACCGGCCTAACCTCAAACAAGTAGTTGACCAAGTGAAACAAATGGAACACGAGGCTCGTGGTTGTTACTCAGAGGAGTTGAAGATTAGTAGCTTGAATTTCAACAAAATAATGCTTATAGACAGCTGTTTCATCATAGAGCTTTTAAAAGAAACAAAGGAGTTGGACTTCAGAAAAAAGTCAAGTCATATAAAAAGATGGATGTTGCCCGTCCTCCAACGTGATCTGATCATGCTTGAAAATCAGATCCCTTTGTTTGTTATAAACAAAGTTTATGAGTTAATAAGATGTAAACAAGAGTCGGGTAATTTGGTAGATCTTGCACTCCAATTCTTTGAATCCatgatgtataaagatttagaTAACCCGAAGAAGATGGATTTAGTGGTAAAAAGGGATGGAGAAATCAGCCACTTTCTAGCCCTTTTTCGGGCTAGTATTAGTCCAAGTGAAGCTTTACAAAATAAGTTTCCAGTTAAGGAGCCCAACATGTTCCGGTCAGTAACAGATTTGAAAGAGTCTGGTGTCAAAGTCAAGAAGGCCGAAAATTGTCAACCATTAGATGTGAGCTTTAAAAAAGGGGTTCTAAAGATTGCTCCTGTGAGTATGGATGACTACAAATTCACACTGTTTAGAAACATGGTGGCTTATGAGCAATCTCACTTTGCTTGCAAACCATACGTAACCGCGTATATATTCTTTCTTGACAGGCTGATAAACGCAGCCAACGACATAGAATTGCTTCATTATGCAGGTGTCATGCAACATACTCTTGGAGGAAACAAACACGCGGCAACACTAGTTAATAATCTATGTAAAGAGGTGGCAGGGGCAGTTGATGATTCTTATTTGCACAATGTTCTTTGGAAGATAAATTGTTATTGCAATGATGGATGGAATCAGAAGATGGCAAAACTGAAATATGAGTACTTTTATAATGTATGGGTATCACTCTCTACATTTGCGGCCATTGTGTTGATCTATCTTACTATACTTCAAACAGTTGCGGCGCTTGGAGATGATGAGGCACGAGCTCATATCGTTGGAAATGGATTTTGGATGGCGATTGTTGAGGCTTTTTTTGTGCCGGTTAAAGGTGTTAGCacaacaacatcatcatcaaataagGACTCATCATCCATGAGTGCCGATGATAAATTTTCGATTGATGGAGAACAGGAAAGCATGGATGATATTGGTACTCGTATCGATAGATTTATTTGTTGGTTCTTGATCACTAGTTCAAAAGAACATGATGAGTTGTTAATGATTATTTTCTGA
- the LOC122588219 gene encoding transcription factor bHLH84-like, protein MESYGNVFDEEWVNLSSMFSCEQDSDHFIGHGLFSSEHDHGMSLETSILWPDNANESNSCSSSDHDLKSNYYSQESSNATNSPTYPCHDIFQVCPSSTLMHNVSDQCEDLCMMEGDTSSNFLLLAQVFSDEAMEEILGLKQDEVVEKGKMEHSVAQPMPIVKETLLKRKYEMVEHPMITLEEDNKGKIDKNPKKKTRVSRVAVDKNKKISLPKKNQKNSFDNDEEDGKENHKRYEKIANNGRGNNVQSSSSCSSEDDSNASQDLDGGATEKTRAGRGAATDPQSIYARKRRERINERLRILQNLVPNGTKVDISTMLEEAVHYVKFLQLQIKLLSSDDKWMYAPIAYNGMDMGLYQNISQTL, encoded by the exons ATGGAGTCTTACGGAAATGTTTTCGATGAAGAATGGGTGAATCTAAGCTCGATGTTCTCTTGTGAACAAGATTCAGATCATTTCATAGGCCATGGATTGTTCTCAAGTGAACATGATCATGGTATGAGTCTTGAAACTTCAATTCTTTGGCCCGATAATGCCAATGAGTCTAATAGTTGTAGTTCATCTGATCATGATCTTAAATCCAACTATTATTCCCAAGAAAGTAGCAATGCCACAAACTCCCCTACCTACCCGTGCCACGATATTTTCCAAGTTTGTCCTTCTAGTACACTTATGCACAACGTATCTGATCAATGCGAGGATCTATGCATGATGGAAGGTGATACTAGTAGCAATTTCTTGTTACTAGCTCAAGTTTTTTCTGACGAGGCAATGGAAGAAATTCTTGGTTTGAAACAAGATGAAGTGGTGGAGAAGGGTAAAATGGAGCATTCAGTTGCTCAGCCTATGCCCATTGTTAAGGAGACCCTCTTAAAGAGGAAGTATGAAATGGTTGAACATCCCATGATCACATTGGAAGAAGACAACAAAGGGAAAATCGATAAGAACCCCAAGAAGAAAACTCGTGTTTCAAGAGTTGCAGTTGAT AAAAACAAGAAGATTTCACTACCAAAGAAGAACCAAAAGAATTCCTTTGACAACGACGAGGAAGATGGCAAAGAGAATCATAAACGTTATGAAAAAATTGCCAACAATGGAAGAGGCAATAATGTACAAAGTTCAAGTTCTTGTAGCTCCGAGGATGATTCAAATGCCTCTCAAGATTTGGATGGAGGGGCAACAGAGAAAACAAGGGCTGGTAGAGGCGCTGCAACCGATCCCCAAAGCATCTATGCCAGG aaaagaagagaaagaatAAATGAAAGACTTAGAATCCTTCAAAACCTTGTACCAAATGGGACAAAAGTTGACATTAGCACAATGCTTGAAGAAGCAGTTCATTATGTCAAGTTCTTACAGCTTCAAATTAAG TTGCTTAGCTCGGACGATAAGTGGATGTATGCCCCGATAGCGTACAATGGAATGGATATGGGTCTTTACCAAAACATTTCACAAACCTTATAA